Below is a window of Pseudarthrobacter equi DNA.
CAGGTTGAGGGCCCTCCGCTGTTCGGTGAACTGGGCCAGCAGGCTGAGCGCGCGGACCACCACGGGCTGCCCGGGAACCCCCGGCACGGCCCCCGCCGCATTGCGTGCTCCCACCACGTGGCCTCCCCTCACCTTTGATTGACGCCCTTACCTTCTTCGAGGCTCTACTTTGTGGCCCGTGACACAAAGTGCATTTTCACTCAGTGAAAAGTACGATTTCGGCGATGCCCACCGGCGGGCATGCTGATGGACGACCCGCCGGGGACTGCCTGGCGTCTTATCCGATTGGAATCAACGATGAACTCCAATGCCCCCAGGAAATCCCTGGCCGTCATCTTCGTGCTGTGCTGGCTTGGCCTGCTCGCGGACGGCTACGACCTCTACGTCTACGGCGCCACCCTCCCAGGCCTGATTGGACATCCGCCGTTCAACGTCACCCCCGCCGCCGCTGGTGCCGTCGGCTCCATTGCGCTCGTGGGGATGCTGCTTGGCTCCCTGATCGTCGGCACACTGACGGACCGGCTGGGCCGGCGCCGCATCTTTGTCAGCGCCCTTGCCCTCTTCTCGCTGGCCATGCTGGCCTGCGCCGCAGCGCCCAGCTGGGAGCTTTTTGCGGTGTTCCGCTTTGTCGCATGCTTCGGCGTGGGCGGTTTGCTTCCGACGGCGGTGGCCCTCACCAACGAGTTCGCCCCGCCCGGCAAGAAATCGCTGGTGCTCGGCGCCGTGCTGACGGGCCCGGCCGTGGGGACCGTGGTGGCATCCCTCAGTTCGCTGGCCCTCCTGGAGGGAAGCGGCTTCCGCCCGGTGTATGCCATCGGCGCTGCCGGCCTGTTGATCGTCCCGTTCGCCTGGTTCCTGCTGCCGGAATCGCCGTCGTTCCTCCGCACCCAGCTCCGCACCGCCGAGGCGGACAGGCTCGAAGCCGCTTACGGGCTGCCCGGCAGCGCCGCCGCCCCGATCTCATCCGCCGTCCCTTCCGCCAGGATCTCGCCCACGCGTGCCCTGTTCGCCGAGGGGACGGCCCGGACCACCGTCCTGTTGTGGGCCGTTACCATCCTGAGCCTGCTGACGATCTTCGGCGTCAGCACCTGGCTCCCCCAGATCATGCGGACGGCCGGCTTCGGCGTCGGCTCTTCCGTGTCGTTCCTGCTGGCCTACTCGGTGGGCGCCGTCGTCGGCACCGTCCTTG
It encodes the following:
- a CDS encoding MFS transporter, whose translation is MNSNAPRKSLAVIFVLCWLGLLADGYDLYVYGATLPGLIGHPPFNVTPAAAGAVGSIALVGMLLGSLIVGTLTDRLGRRRIFVSALALFSLAMLACAAAPSWELFAVFRFVACFGVGGLLPTAVALTNEFAPPGKKSLVLGAVLTGPAVGTVVASLSSLALLEGSGFRPVYAIGAAGLLIVPFAWFLLPESPSFLRTQLRTAEADRLEAAYGLPGSAAAPISSAVPSARISPTRALFAEGTARTTVLLWAVTILSLLTIFGVSTWLPQIMRTAGFGVGSSVSFLLAYSVGAVVGTVLASIASQKFGPRPLVIVGFVSAAAALLLMSTNPPAALMTVLAAVAGFGGLGTQNMINDFIAQYYPAATRATGLGWALAVGRLGAIAGPTYGALLVGFGGGVPVAAMAFAAPALIGAVLMLALRTRAARRPAVAADAELVA